One genomic region from Vanacampus margaritifer isolate UIUO_Vmar chromosome 2, RoL_Vmar_1.0, whole genome shotgun sequence encodes:
- the LOC144044510 gene encoding cadherin-6-like isoform X3: protein MQSSTGTLTVRVCTCDDEGNIQMCNVNAQISAPGISAGALIAILLCVIILLLIMVLLLKLKRQRKKEPLIVSEEHFRDNVMSYNDEGGGEEDTQAFDIAALYYQEATTVMEDSAQQRRDIIPTDMLSYPMHCQHAPDAFYPVLPPVSLVSRDDKSMREFINERVQEKDYTPTAPPYDSLATYAYEGAGSVAGSLSSLGSTLSEDEQDYNYLSDWGPRFKKLAELYKSEDSTAS, encoded by the exons ATGCAAAGCAGCACAGGAACTTTAACTGTGCGAGTGTGCACCTGTGATGATGAAGGCAACATCCAGATGTGTAACGTTAATGCTCAGATAAGCGCTCCAGGGATCAGCGCTGGAGCGCTCATCGCCATCCTGCTGTGTGTCATCATACTACTAT tgaTTATGGTTCTGCTTCTAAAATTAAAACGGCAAAGGAAAAAGGAGCCTTTGATTGTCTCCGAGGAACATTTCCGTGACAATGTGATGAGCTACAATGACGAGGGCGGAGGTGAAGAGGACACTCAGGCTTTTGACATTGCAGCACTGTATTACCAAGAAGCGACAACAGTTATGGAGGACTCTGCTCAACAGAGGCGTGACATCATACCCACGGACATGCTGAGCTACCCGATGCACTGTCAACATGCTCCTGATGCCTTCTATCCGGTCTTGCCGCCTGTCAGCTTGGTATCACGTGATGATAAGAGCATGCGGGAATTCATCAATGAAAGAGTTCAAGAGAAAGACTATACTCCGACTGCACCACCGTATGACTCACTGGCCACCTATGCTTACGAGGGAGCAGGTTCAGTTGCCGGGTCATTAAGTTCACTGGGCTCTACTTTATCTGAAGATGAGCAAGACTACAACTACCTGAGTGATTGGGGGCCCAGGTTCAAGAAATTAGCTGAATTGTATAAGAGTGAGGATAGTACAGCCTCCTAA
- the LOC144044510 gene encoding cadherin-6-like isoform X1, with protein sequence MRTALIGFLWLSLGLHRDALSLNGMRADSAEEEASKGIPEKETHKRVRRGWLWKQFFLQEEYTGSDYQYIGKLQSDRDSGNGLVRYVLSGEGAGTIFVIDETNGDLHATRRLDREEKAFYILSATVVNKITGKVLEPETEFIVKLHDINDNEPQFSKEFYTGSVPEWSDIGTSVICVTATDADDDMYGNSAKLVYSIKQGHPYFSIDPNTGVIRTALGPGDMDREQREHYRVVIEAKDMAGHRGGLTGTTVVNITLTDVNDNPPHFTHSIYQFRISELSIPGSEVGRIKATDRDIGKNAEMHFTIISGEAMDMFDIFTKKETQEGVITVSKPLDYENKQSYTVEVQVQNTQEDLRFTFSSSRDMATIQIAVEDIDEPPVFDKHSYLMELKEDAAVGKVIGLVSAMDPDAAHSPVKYSVDLRTDMDHLFNIHPANGTLFLLKNVDREKNAWHNISVIATEIYNPQKSSPVSVYIKLLDVNDNAPTFATVYESFVCEKTKKGQRIQIISAVDADEPSVGHNFFFNLATEESNYSNFTVQDNGDNTGSIVTRRASYDRLQQSVHLVSVVITDGDYPMQSSTGTLTVRVCTCDDEGNIQMCNVNAQISAPGISAGALIAILLCVIILLLIMVLLLKLKRQRKKEPLIVSEEHFRDNVMSYNDEGGGEEDTQAFDIAALYYQEATTVMEDSAQQRRDIIPTDMLSYPMHCQHAPDAFYPVLPPVSLVSRDDKSMREFINERVQEKDYTPTAPPYDSLATYAYEGAGSVAGSLSSLGSTLSEDEQDYNYLSDWGPRFKKLAELYKSEDSTAS encoded by the exons ATGAGAACTGCCTTAATTGGCTTTCTATGGCTCAGTCTTGGCCTTCATCGGGATGCTTTATCTTTGAATGGAATGAGGGCAGACTCGGCAGAGGAAGAAGCTTCTAAGGGCATCCCAGAAAAAGAGACACATAAAAGAGTTAGACGAGGCTGGCTATGGAAACAGTTTTTCCTGCAAGAGGAGTACACAGGCAGTGACTACCAGTACATTGGAAAG CTCCAGTCAGATCGAGACAGTGGAAATGGCCTTGTCCGGTATGTTCTCTCTGGTGAGGGGGCAGGCACCATCTTTGTTATTGATGAGACTAATGGCGACCTACATGCCACGCGCCGCCTGGATCGGGAAGAGAAGGCTTTTTACATCCTCAGTGCGACAGTTGTCAACAAAATCACAGGCAAAGTGTTAGAACCAGAGACAGAGTTCATTGTTAAACTCCATGATATCAATGATAATGAACCTCAGTTCAGCAAGGAGTTTTATACTGGGAGCGTACCTGAGTGGTCTGATATTG GTACATCAGTCATCTGTGTGACAGCTACAGATGCTGATGACGACATGTATGGCAACAGCGCTAAACTGGTGTACAGTATCAAACAAGGACACCCATACTTTTCTATTGACCCAAATACAG GTGTGATCAGGACTGCTTTGGGTCCGGGCGACATGGACCGTGAGCAGAGGGAGCACTATCGAGTAGTGATAGAGGCCAAAGACATGGCTGGACATAGAGGAGGACTCACCGGGACCACCGTAGTTAACATCACCCTCACTGATGTCAACGACAATCCCCCACATTTCACTCATA gTATATACCAGTTCAGAATTTCTGAATTGTCCATACCTGGCTCTGAAGTTGGGAGGATTAAAGCCACAGACAGAGACATCGGAAAGAATGCAGAGATGCATTTCACAATCATTAGTGGAGAGGCAATGGACATGTTTGACATATTCACCAAGAAAGAAACCCAGGAGGGTGTAATAACTGTCAGCAAG CCTTTGGATTATGAGAACAAACAGTCCTACACAGTAGAGGTCCAAGTCCAAAACACCCAGGAAGACCTTCGCTTCACATTCTCAAGCTCCAGAGACATGGCCACTATTCAGATTGCCGTGGAGGACATAGATGAGCCACCAGTGTTTGACAAGCACAGTTATCTAATGGAGCTTAAGGAAGATGCTGCAGTGGGCAAGGTCATAGGCTTGGTCAGTGCCATGGACCCTGATGCAGCACACAGTCCAGTCAA GTACTCAGTTGATCTCCGGACAGACATGGATCATCTGTTCAATATCCATCCAGCAAATGGAACTTTATTCCTTCTGAAAAATGTGGATAGAGAGAAGAATGCCTGGCATAACATTTCAGTCATCGCCACTGAGATCT ATAATCCTCAGAAGAGTAGTCCTGTTTCAGTTTACATCAAGCTACTGGATGTGAACGACAATGCTCCAACATTTGCCACAGTTTATGAAAGCTTTGTCTGTGAGAAGACCAAGAAGGGTCAG CGCATTCAAATAATAAGTGCTGTCGATGCAGATGAGCCATCAGTGGGGCACAATTTTTTCTTCAATCTTGCAACAGAGGAAagcaactacagtaatttcactGTCCAAGACAATGGag ATAACACTGGCAGCATTGTGACACGTAGGGCCAGCTACGATCGCCTTCAACAGAGTGTCCACCTGGTTTCCGTAGTGATCACTGATGGTGATTATCCGATGCAAAGCAGCACAGGAACTTTAACTGTGCGAGTGTGCACCTGTGATGATGAAGGCAACATCCAGATGTGTAACGTTAATGCTCAGATAAGCGCTCCAGGGATCAGCGCTGGAGCGCTCATCGCCATCCTGCTGTGTGTCATCATACTACTAT tgaTTATGGTTCTGCTTCTAAAATTAAAACGGCAAAGGAAAAAGGAGCCTTTGATTGTCTCCGAGGAACATTTCCGTGACAATGTGATGAGCTACAATGACGAGGGCGGAGGTGAAGAGGACACTCAGGCTTTTGACATTGCAGCACTGTATTACCAAGAAGCGACAACAGTTATGGAGGACTCTGCTCAACAGAGGCGTGACATCATACCCACGGACATGCTGAGCTACCCGATGCACTGTCAACATGCTCCTGATGCCTTCTATCCGGTCTTGCCGCCTGTCAGCTTGGTATCACGTGATGATAAGAGCATGCGGGAATTCATCAATGAAAGAGTTCAAGAGAAAGACTATACTCCGACTGCACCACCGTATGACTCACTGGCCACCTATGCTTACGAGGGAGCAGGTTCAGTTGCCGGGTCATTAAGTTCACTGGGCTCTACTTTATCTGAAGATGAGCAAGACTACAACTACCTGAGTGATTGGGGGCCCAGGTTCAAGAAATTAGCTGAATTGTATAAGAGTGAGGATAGTACAGCCTCCTAA
- the LOC144044510 gene encoding cadherin-6-like isoform X2 — protein sequence MRTALIGFLWLSLGLHRDALSLNGMRADSAEEEASKGIPEKETHKRVRRGWLWKQFFLQEEYTGSDYQYIGKLQSDRDSGNGLVRYVLSGEGAGTIFVIDETNGDLHATRRLDREEKAFYILSATVVNKITGKVLEPETEFIVKLHDINDNEPQFSKEFYTGSVPEWSDIGTSVICVTATDADDDMYGNSAKLVYSIKQGHPYFSIDPNTGVIRTALGPGDMDREQREHYRVVIEAKDMAGHRGGLTGTTVVNITLTDVNDNPPHFTHSIYQFRISELSIPGSEVGRIKATDRDIGKNAEMHFTIISGEAMDMFDIFTKKETQEGVITVSKPLDYENKQSYTVEVQVQNTQEDLRFTFSSSRDMATIQIAVEDIDEPPVFDKHSYLMELKEDAAVGKVIGLVSAMDPDAAHSPVKYSVDLRTDMDHLFNIHPANGTLFLLKNVDREKNAWHNISVIATEIYNPQKSSPVSVYIKLLDVNDNAPTFATVYESFVCEKTKKGQRIQIISAVDADEPSVGHNFFFNLATEESNYSNFTVQDNGGPATIAFNRVSTWFP from the exons ATGAGAACTGCCTTAATTGGCTTTCTATGGCTCAGTCTTGGCCTTCATCGGGATGCTTTATCTTTGAATGGAATGAGGGCAGACTCGGCAGAGGAAGAAGCTTCTAAGGGCATCCCAGAAAAAGAGACACATAAAAGAGTTAGACGAGGCTGGCTATGGAAACAGTTTTTCCTGCAAGAGGAGTACACAGGCAGTGACTACCAGTACATTGGAAAG CTCCAGTCAGATCGAGACAGTGGAAATGGCCTTGTCCGGTATGTTCTCTCTGGTGAGGGGGCAGGCACCATCTTTGTTATTGATGAGACTAATGGCGACCTACATGCCACGCGCCGCCTGGATCGGGAAGAGAAGGCTTTTTACATCCTCAGTGCGACAGTTGTCAACAAAATCACAGGCAAAGTGTTAGAACCAGAGACAGAGTTCATTGTTAAACTCCATGATATCAATGATAATGAACCTCAGTTCAGCAAGGAGTTTTATACTGGGAGCGTACCTGAGTGGTCTGATATTG GTACATCAGTCATCTGTGTGACAGCTACAGATGCTGATGACGACATGTATGGCAACAGCGCTAAACTGGTGTACAGTATCAAACAAGGACACCCATACTTTTCTATTGACCCAAATACAG GTGTGATCAGGACTGCTTTGGGTCCGGGCGACATGGACCGTGAGCAGAGGGAGCACTATCGAGTAGTGATAGAGGCCAAAGACATGGCTGGACATAGAGGAGGACTCACCGGGACCACCGTAGTTAACATCACCCTCACTGATGTCAACGACAATCCCCCACATTTCACTCATA gTATATACCAGTTCAGAATTTCTGAATTGTCCATACCTGGCTCTGAAGTTGGGAGGATTAAAGCCACAGACAGAGACATCGGAAAGAATGCAGAGATGCATTTCACAATCATTAGTGGAGAGGCAATGGACATGTTTGACATATTCACCAAGAAAGAAACCCAGGAGGGTGTAATAACTGTCAGCAAG CCTTTGGATTATGAGAACAAACAGTCCTACACAGTAGAGGTCCAAGTCCAAAACACCCAGGAAGACCTTCGCTTCACATTCTCAAGCTCCAGAGACATGGCCACTATTCAGATTGCCGTGGAGGACATAGATGAGCCACCAGTGTTTGACAAGCACAGTTATCTAATGGAGCTTAAGGAAGATGCTGCAGTGGGCAAGGTCATAGGCTTGGTCAGTGCCATGGACCCTGATGCAGCACACAGTCCAGTCAA GTACTCAGTTGATCTCCGGACAGACATGGATCATCTGTTCAATATCCATCCAGCAAATGGAACTTTATTCCTTCTGAAAAATGTGGATAGAGAGAAGAATGCCTGGCATAACATTTCAGTCATCGCCACTGAGATCT ATAATCCTCAGAAGAGTAGTCCTGTTTCAGTTTACATCAAGCTACTGGATGTGAACGACAATGCTCCAACATTTGCCACAGTTTATGAAAGCTTTGTCTGTGAGAAGACCAAGAAGGGTCAG CGCATTCAAATAATAAGTGCTGTCGATGCAGATGAGCCATCAGTGGGGCACAATTTTTTCTTCAATCTTGCAACAGAGGAAagcaactacagtaatttcactGTCCAAGACAATGGag GGCCAGCTACGATCGCCTTCAACAGAGTGTCCACCTGGTTTCCGTAG